Proteins encoded together in one Prunus dulcis chromosome 3, ALMONDv2, whole genome shotgun sequence window:
- the LOC117623054 gene encoding G-type lectin S-receptor-like serine/threonine-protein kinase At2g19130, producing the protein MDAKTKQSLVLFLCLCLHLKTHVCLAADTIAANQSLSGDQTIVSVGKVFELGFFKPGSAQAVLLDSGNLVLRTAGSNANTSEPLWQSFDHPAHTWLPGARIGFNTVTNQTLILTSWKSSEDPAPGLFTLELDPNGSNAYLIFWNRSRQYWSSGPWDAKSRIFSWVPEMRLNYIYNFSYVTNKNESYFTYSVYNPKTISRFVMHTSGQIQQLTWLEISSQWNLFWNQPRKQCEVYDLCGAFGSCNEVSTVSCNCLTGFEPKLQRDWNLQAYSGGCKRKTPLHCENATSADGKQDQFLKKPGMSLPENEQSVKVETIAGCESICLNNCSCTAYAYNSSGCSIWIGDLFNLQEITSSDSQGITLYLRLAASEFKSPKSNKGLIIGVVAGSAAGIAILLGLIVVVILRQRKRVTGTGKAVEGSLVAFGYRDLQDATKNFSEKLGGGGFGSVFKGTLPDSSVIAVKKLESVNQGEKQFRTEVSTIGTIQHVNLVRLRGFCSEGTKRMLVYDYMPNGSLDSHLFHDTRPNVLDWKTRYQIALGTARGLAYLHEKCRDCIIHCDIKPENILLDTELGPKVADFGLAKLVGREFSRVLTTIRGTRGYLAPEWISGVAITMKADVYSYGMMLFEFVSGRRNSEQSEDGKVRFFPSWAASQISTAETDVLSLLDPRLDGNADVQELTRICRVACWCVQDDEAHRPSMGQVVQILEGVSDVNLPPIPRSLQFLGDDQEHIIFFTESSSSQSSHQRSNNTSTASSQTKSTTSSTIPKRSEEERQINT; encoded by the exons ATGGATgccaaaaccaaacaaagtTTGGTGCTTTTTCTTTGCTTATGCCTACATCTCAAAACCCATGTTTGCCTTGCAGCTGACACCATCGCTGCAAACCAATCTCTCTCTGGTGATCAAACTATTGTCTCTGTAGGAAAGGTTTTTGAGCTGGGTTTCTTCAAACCAG GTTCTGCACAAGCAGTTCTTTTAGATAGTGGAAACCTTGTCTTAAGAACCGCTGGGTCTAATGCTAATACATCAGAGCCTTTGTGGCAAAGCTTTGATCATCCAGCTCATACATGGCTACCAGGAGCTAGAATTGGATTCAACACTGTCACCAATCAAACCTTAATTCTCACTTCATGGAAGAGTTCAGAGGATCCTGCACCAGGTCTTTTCACTCTTGAGCTTGACCCCAATGGGAGTAATGCATATCTCATATTTTGGAATAGGTCTAGACAGTATTGGAGCAGTGGACCATGGGATGCAAAGTCACGTATTTTCAGCTGGGTTCCTGAGATGAGGCTTAACTATATCTACAATTTCAGCTATGTTACAAACAAAAACGAAAGTTATTTCACCTATTCTGTTTATAATCCCAAGACAATATCTCGATTCGTGATGCATACCTCAGGGCAGATTCAGCAACTCACATGGTTGGAGATTTCCAGCCAGTGGAATTTGTTTTGGAACCAACCAAGAAAGCAATGTGAAGTTTATGATTTATGCGGGGCATTCGGCAGTTGCAACGAGGTAAGCACGGTCTCCTGTAATTGTTTGACAGGTTTTGAGCCAAAGTTGCAGAGGGATTGGAATTTGCAGGCTTATTCTGGTGGgtgtaaaagaaaaaccccTCTGCATTGTGAGAATGCTACTAGTGCTGACGGGAAGCAAGACCAGTTTCTGAAAAAGCCTGGGATGTCATTGCCTGAAAATGAGCAGTCTGTGAAGGTTGAGACTATTGCTGGATGTGAATCAATCTGCTTAAATAATTGCTCTTGCACTGCTTATGCTTATAATAGCAGTGGATGTTCAATTTGGATAGGAGACCTCTTCAATCTGCAAGAAATCACATCAAGTGATAGTCAGGGAATAACTTTGTACCTCAGACTTGCAGCTTCAGAGTTTAAGAGTCCTAAAAGCAATAAGGGATTGATTATTGGTGTTGTGGCAGGCTCAGCTGCTGGAATAGCAATTCTCTTAGGCCTTATTGTGGTTGTAATCTTGAGACAAAGGAAGAGAGTGACTGGAACGGGAAAAGCAGTAGAGGGTTCATTGGTGGCCTTTGGGTACAGAGATCTGCAAGATGCAACAAAGAACTTCTCAGAAAAATTGGGGGGAGGAGGCTTTGGTTCTGTTTTCAAAGGGACCCTGCCTGATTCATCTGTCATAGCAGTAAAGAAGCTTGAAAGTGTCAACCAAGGAGAGAAGCAATTCAGAACTGAAGTGAGCACAATAGGGACAATTCAACATGTCAATCTTGTCCGGCTTCGCGGGTTCTGCTCTGAAGGTACAAAAAGGATGTTGGTCTATGATTACATGCCGAATGGATCATTGGATTCTCACCTTTTCCATGATACGCGTCCAAATGTTTTGGATTGGAAAACAAGGTACCAAATTGCTCTAGGGACAGCAAGAGGGTTGGCTTATCTTCATGAGAAATGCAGAGATTGCATCATACATTGTGACATAAAGCCAGAAAACATTCTTTTAGATACTGAACTTGGTCCAAAAGTGGCAGACTTTGGCCTTGCAAAGCTTGTTGGAAGAGAGTTCAGCAGGGTCCTGACAACCATAAGAGGGACAAGAGGCTATCTTGCACCAGAGTGGATTTCAGGAGTGGCAATAACAATGAAAGCTGATGTTTACAGCTATGGAATGATGCTGTTTGAATTTGTGTCGGGAAGACGAAACTCTGAGCAATCTGAAGATGGCAAAGTTAGATTCTTCCCAAGTTGGGCTGCTAGCCAGATAAGCACTGCAGAAACTGATGTGCTGAGCCTATTAGACCCCAGACTAGATGGAAATGCTGATGTACAAGAGCTCACAAGGATTTGTAGAGTTGCTTGCTGGTGTGTTCAAGATGATGAGGCTCATAGGCCATCAATGGGCCAGGTGGTGCAAATCCTTGAGGGAGTTTCAGATGTCAACTTGCCACCAATACCAAGATCTCTCCAATTCCTTGGAGACGACCAGGAGCACATAATCTTCTTCACTGAGTCATCCTCAAGCCAGAGTTCACATCAAAGGAGCAATAACACTTCAACAGCTTCCTCTCAGACCAAGAGCACCACATCTTCAACCATCCCCAAGAGATCTGAAGAAGAGCGTCAAATAAACACTTGA